In one Corallococcus silvisoli genomic region, the following are encoded:
- the hflX gene encoding GTPase HflX, with protein MKEIFGNTLGLKSSEQQRLRNTFRRRVDPREIVSVELARHLTELSHELNRQVGVLINRKGDIEHVVVGNAHKLELPDIGRARAGQIRLRGLRLVHTHLKSEPLTKDDLTDLALLRLDCVAAVGVGNEGLPGVLHWAYLVPENGSGEFWHLSTLPSVHVEQPDLLATLDALEEEFNRKAAARTVSGRERAILVAVCLDGNRARAESSLAELKELARTAGVEVVDSVLQMKREADPRYLIGRGKLEDLNLRSMQSMVDLLIFDKDLTPSQGRHIGDATSLKILDRTQLILDIFAQRAQTAEGKLQVELAQLKYRLPRLVQGDDSLSRLMGGGVGGRGPGETKLEIDRRRVRERITNLERRIDVISRERGVRRAQRNRREVPVISIVGYTNAGKSTLLNAITNAEVLAEDKLFATLDPTSRRLRFPQEREVIITDTVGFIRDLPKDLVAAFRATLEELYDASLLLHVVDAGDPARDDQVEAVETILNSLGLMEKPRLMVWNKADLLPADEVETLLRSRGGVAISAAKREGLATLLAKADTTLFAEGASESIGVV; from the coding sequence TTGAAGGAAATCTTCGGCAACACCCTGGGCCTGAAGTCGAGCGAGCAGCAGCGGCTGCGCAACACCTTCCGCCGCCGCGTGGATCCGCGCGAAATCGTGTCCGTGGAGCTTGCCCGCCACCTCACCGAGCTCTCGCACGAGCTCAACCGGCAGGTGGGCGTCCTCATCAACCGCAAGGGCGACATCGAACACGTCGTGGTGGGCAACGCGCACAAGCTGGAGCTGCCGGACATCGGCCGTGCGCGCGCCGGGCAGATCCGCCTGCGCGGCCTGCGGCTGGTCCACACGCACCTGAAGAGCGAGCCCCTGACGAAGGACGACCTCACGGACCTCGCGCTCCTGCGCCTGGACTGCGTGGCCGCCGTGGGCGTGGGGAACGAAGGCCTGCCGGGCGTGCTGCACTGGGCCTACCTGGTGCCGGAGAACGGCTCGGGGGAGTTCTGGCACCTGTCCACCCTGCCCTCCGTGCACGTCGAACAGCCGGACCTGCTGGCGACGCTGGACGCGCTGGAGGAGGAGTTCAACCGCAAGGCGGCCGCGCGCACGGTGTCCGGACGCGAGCGCGCCATCCTGGTGGCGGTGTGCCTGGACGGCAACCGCGCGCGGGCGGAGTCCTCGCTGGCGGAGCTGAAGGAGCTGGCGCGCACCGCGGGCGTGGAGGTGGTGGACAGCGTGCTCCAGATGAAGCGGGAAGCGGATCCGCGCTACCTCATCGGCCGGGGCAAGCTGGAGGACCTGAACCTGCGCTCCATGCAGTCCATGGTCGACCTGCTCATCTTCGACAAGGACCTCACCCCGTCGCAGGGCCGCCACATCGGGGACGCGACGAGCCTGAAGATCCTGGACCGCACGCAGCTCATCCTGGACATCTTCGCGCAGCGCGCGCAGACGGCGGAGGGCAAGCTCCAGGTGGAGCTGGCGCAGCTGAAGTACCGCCTGCCCCGGCTGGTGCAGGGGGATGACTCGCTCAGCCGGCTCATGGGTGGTGGCGTGGGCGGCCGCGGCCCGGGTGAGACGAAGCTTGAAATCGACCGCCGCCGCGTGCGCGAGCGCATCACGAACCTGGAGCGCCGCATCGACGTCATCAGCCGCGAGCGCGGCGTCCGGCGGGCCCAGCGCAACCGGCGCGAGGTGCCGGTCATCTCCATCGTGGGCTACACCAACGCGGGCAAGTCCACGCTGCTCAACGCCATCACCAACGCGGAGGTGCTGGCCGAGGACAAGCTGTTCGCCACGTTGGACCCCACCAGCCGGCGGCTGCGCTTCCCGCAGGAGCGCGAGGTCATCATCACCGACACGGTGGGCTTCATCCGGGACCTGCCCAAGGACCTGGTGGCCGCCTTCCGCGCGACGCTGGAGGAGCTCTACGACGCCAGCCTGCTCCTGCACGTGGTGGACGCGGGCGACCCCGCGCGCGACGACCAGGTGGAGGCGGTGGAGACCATCCTGAATTCGCTGGGCCTGATGGAGAAGCCGCGCCTGATGGTGTGGAACAAGGCGGACCTGCTGCCCGCGGACGAGGTGGAGACGCTGCTGCGC
- the proB gene encoding glutamate 5-kinase translates to MTDSARNALRGARRVVVKIGTNALTSATGRFNRAHFDSLGQDLLWAAQGRELVVVSSGAIALGMERLGLPSRPRDIPGKQACAAVGQSRLMQAYEEAFSHASRTVAQVLLTHEDVQERRRYLNVKHALDRLLAAGVVPVINENDTVSVDELKFGDNDTLASLVAGVVEADALVLLSDVEGLHTADPRKDADARLMASVPRVTADVLALAGDATSAVGTGGMASKVRAAARAAELGIPCVITSGAVPGRLRGVLQGEAVGTLFEPAGRRSARTAWIAHALRPRGRLVVDAGAKQAIVTGKRSLLPSGVTAVEGEFGRGDPVDLSDADGEVFARGLSTYDANELRRIAGRRSADIEAVLGYRYLDEAVHRDDLAVL, encoded by the coding sequence GTGACTGATTCCGCACGCAACGCCCTGCGCGGGGCTCGCCGCGTGGTGGTGAAGATTGGGACCAACGCGCTGACCAGCGCCACGGGCCGCTTCAACCGCGCCCACTTCGACTCGCTGGGCCAGGACCTGCTGTGGGCCGCCCAGGGACGGGAGCTGGTGGTGGTGTCCAGCGGCGCCATCGCGCTGGGCATGGAGCGGCTGGGCCTGCCCTCGCGCCCCCGGGACATCCCGGGCAAGCAGGCGTGCGCGGCGGTGGGGCAGAGCCGCCTGATGCAGGCGTACGAAGAGGCCTTCAGCCACGCGTCCCGGACGGTGGCCCAGGTGCTGCTCACCCACGAGGACGTGCAGGAGCGCCGGCGCTACCTCAACGTGAAGCACGCCCTGGACCGGCTGCTGGCCGCGGGCGTGGTGCCGGTCATCAACGAGAACGACACCGTGTCGGTGGACGAGCTCAAGTTCGGAGACAACGACACGCTGGCCAGCCTGGTGGCCGGCGTGGTGGAGGCGGACGCGCTGGTCCTCCTGTCGGACGTGGAGGGCCTGCACACCGCCGACCCGCGCAAGGACGCGGACGCGCGCCTCATGGCCTCCGTGCCGCGCGTCACCGCCGACGTGCTGGCCCTGGCCGGCGACGCCACCAGCGCCGTGGGCACCGGAGGCATGGCCTCCAAGGTGCGCGCCGCCGCCCGCGCCGCGGAGCTGGGCATCCCCTGCGTCATCACCTCCGGCGCGGTGCCCGGCCGCCTGAGGGGCGTGCTCCAGGGCGAGGCGGTGGGCACGCTCTTCGAGCCCGCCGGACGCAGGAGCGCGCGCACCGCGTGGATCGCCCACGCCCTGCGGCCCCGGGGCCGGCTGGTGGTGGACGCGGGCGCGAAGCAGGCCATCGTCACCGGCAAGCGGAGCCTGCTGCCCAGCGGCGTGACGGCCGTGGAGGGGGAGTTCGGCCGGGGGGACCCGGTGGACCTGTCGGACGCGGACGGGGAGGTGTTCGCCCGGGGCCTGTCCACGTACGACGCCAACGAGCTCCGGCGCATCGCCGGACGGCGGAGCGCGGACATCGAGGCGGTGCTGGGCTACCGCTATCTGGATGAGGCGGTGCACCGCGACGACCTGGCGGTGCTGTAG